Part of the Novipirellula artificiosorum genome, ATAGACGTCATTTCCACTTGAATGCGTCGCCGACGAGCATCGCATGCTCCTCGACCCGCCGCTCCAGTATACCAGCGACATACCCTGTGTGGGGGCCTGACGAATCGGTGGGGGTTTGGAGACCGATGGAAAGTATCAACGATTCGAAAGTGGTCGTATGCAGCAAAGTCAATTGGGTGCCAAGGAACCCTCTCCCTCGCTGCGCTCGACCTCTCCCAAAGGGAGAAGTACACCACCGCTCCCGCTTGGAGGTCGTGCAGTTTTTAAGTTGTGACTGCTGAAGTGTTTAGGTATCCAACCACCCCTGCCCGCGCAGCGGGAGGGGTCGAGCGCAGCGAGGGGGAGGGTCCAGGACGCGCGGCCAACTTTTCGATACGTCTTAATATCGATTCGTTAGGCCGCCCCGTGGGGGATGTTTTTCCTTCCAAACCGACGTTTTTCAGCTCGTTGCTTTCTTCGCTTCCGCTTGACGCAGGGCTTCCACCAACTGTTGCAGCTCAGTGACCGTCAATTGCTCGGTCCGACTCGTCTCACCGTGTCCGAGCGATGCGAGCACCTGATCGACCTCGGCTTTATCCAATCTCCCCTTCATCGCACTGATGACAACGCTGCGCAAGAATTTGCGACGGTGAAAGAACAGGGCTCGGACCGTGTCATGGAAATACTTCAAATCGGGAATCGCGGCCCGTTTTTCCGGCTCGGCGTCGAGGCGAATGATGGCGGAATCGACCTTCGGCCGTGGCCAAAACACCTTCGGAGAAAGCACGCGCACGATGCTTGCCCGGCAAACCGATTGCACCCAAACGCTTAGCGCCCCGTAATCCTTCGTCCCCGGTTGGGCGACCATGCGGTCGGCGAGCTCCTTTTGGATGGTGACGACGATCACGTCCGGGTAGGGCGTCTCGTGAAGCAAGTTGCTGATCAGCGGGGTCGCAATGTTGTAGGGCAGATTGGCAACGAGTGCGAATCGAGCATCGTCTCCGATTCTCGCGATCGCATCACGAATGTGCCCCATCAAATCATCACGGAGCGCATTCTTGTTTCTCAGCGCATCGCCTTTGAGCAATAGCACGTTGGGCCGGCCAGAGAGTTCCTCGCTGGCCAATTGGTGCAGATTCGCGTCAATCTCGATGGACAACACCGCCCCCGCGGCATCCGCTAGCTTTGCAGTCAACGATCCGACCCCCGTACCGACCTCGAACACGACATCGTTTGGCTTCAACTCGGCCGATCGAGCGATCAAGTCGATGAGATTCAAATCAATCAGAAAGTTCTGACCGAACCGAGTGACCGGGCGCAAACCAGCCTGGGCCAGCCGCTTGGACAAGTACGTTGCCGTTTGCCGCGTTTCGTTGGGCTCACGTTCGTTGGGATACGGCTGATTCAAGTGTCTGTGTCGCTGTGAGTGGGTGCAAGCGGCGCTTCGCCATCGCCAAGCATTTCCAAAGATCGCTGGACGTATTTGGCCAACACATCGGTTTCGATATTCACTTGGTCACCGTTGGAGAGCTGCCCAAGCGTGGTGACGTCGAGGGTATGAGGAATCAAGGCAACGCTGAAAGAATCCTGATCCGCGTCCACAATCGTCAAACTGACGCCATCCACCGCGATGCTCCCCTTGCTGGCGATTTGTGGAGCCAGTCGCTTGGGCACTTCGAAGCAGAGCGTGGCCCAGGGCGGATCGTTCTTCCGTTCACGCAGCATTCCCTGGCCATCAATGTGGCCTGTGACATAATGCCCCCCCAACCGATCGCCAATCGCAAGCGAACGTTCCAAATTGACGCCTGAGCCGATTTTTAGCGTGCCTAAATTGGTCCGCGAGAGCGTTTCTTCGCCAGCTTCGAACTCGAGGATTTTTCCGGCAGCTGCCACAACGGTCA contains:
- the rsmA gene encoding 16S rRNA (adenine(1518)-N(6)/adenine(1519)-N(6))-dimethyltransferase RsmA — encoded protein: MNQPYPNEREPNETRQTATYLSKRLAQAGLRPVTRFGQNFLIDLNLIDLIARSAELKPNDVVFEVGTGVGSLTAKLADAAGAVLSIEIDANLHQLASEELSGRPNVLLLKGDALRNKNALRDDLMGHIRDAIARIGDDARFALVANLPYNIATPLISNLLHETPYPDVIVVTIQKELADRMVAQPGTKDYGALSVWVQSVCRASIVRVLSPKVFWPRPKVDSAIIRLDAEPEKRAAIPDLKYFHDTVRALFFHRRKFLRSVVISAMKGRLDKAEVDQVLASLGHGETSRTEQLTVTELQQLVEALRQAEAKKATS
- a CDS encoding riboflavin synthase yields the protein MFTGLIEAMGQLSEIRDEPPGKRFAIDAGRVAEGVKVGDSVAINGCCLTVVAAAGKILEFEAGEETLSRTNLGTLKIGSGVNLERSLAIGDRLGGHYVTGHIDGQGMLRERKNDPPWATLCFEVPKRLAPQIASKGSIAVDGVSLTIVDADQDSFSVALIPHTLDVTTLGQLSNGDQVNIETDVLAKYVQRSLEMLGDGEAPLAPTHSDTDT